A DNA window from Ancylothrix sp. D3o contains the following coding sequences:
- a CDS encoding Mo-dependent nitrogenase C-terminal domain-containing protein, producing MTVSSISYSFQKSPRPTIVSRLLQPLRHWLDTVKIDNRQQAKLICRLIPSQCPFERDIQFFGKTLFHIPPMCKLNPLYEEFVGLRFRSLCFLAEVCKEDVSVYCR from the coding sequence ATGACGGTTTCAAGCATTTCTTATTCGTTCCAAAAATCCCCGCGTCCGACGATTGTTTCTCGCTTATTGCAACCGCTCCGTCATTGGTTGGATACAGTCAAAATTGATAACCGGCAACAGGCTAAACTAATTTGTCGGTTGATTCCTTCTCAATGTCCGTTTGAGCGAGATATTCAATTTTTTGGTAAGACTTTGTTTCACATTCCGCCAATGTGCAAACTCAATCCCTTATATGAGGAATTTGTGGGATTGCGTTTTCGTTCGTTATGTTTTCTGGCCGAGGTATGCAAAGAAGATGTTTCTGTATATTGCCGTTAA
- the rimM gene encoding ribosome maturation factor RimM (Essential for efficient processing of 16S rRNA), whose protein sequence is MTNDNWLVIGTIVAAQGLDGQMRIYPNSDFPERFLEPGKRWIRRNETEEAKAIELLGGREVPGRGIYVVELAGIKNREDAEALRGFELLVPDTDRPTLEEGEYHVMDLIGLEVLNRQTNQTIGKVVDVIPAGNDLLAVELFGVASETPPEEPQPIHPSARRGGRKRKASKPSQPPQVLIPFVNEIVPVVDLEAGRLEINPPPGLLEV, encoded by the coding sequence ATGACAAATGATAATTGGTTAGTGATTGGGACAATTGTTGCCGCGCAAGGTTTAGATGGCCAGATGCGAATTTATCCAAATTCGGATTTTCCTGAACGGTTTTTAGAACCGGGAAAGCGGTGGATCAGACGCAATGAAACAGAAGAAGCGAAAGCGATTGAATTGTTAGGAGGTCGGGAGGTTCCGGGCCGAGGAATTTATGTGGTGGAACTGGCGGGAATTAAGAATCGAGAGGATGCGGAAGCCCTACGGGGGTTTGAATTGTTGGTTCCTGATACTGACCGGCCTACTTTAGAAGAAGGCGAATATCATGTTATGGATTTGATTGGTTTGGAGGTGTTAAACCGGCAAACTAATCAAACCATTGGTAAAGTGGTTGATGTCATCCCAGCGGGTAATGATTTACTAGCTGTAGAATTGTTCGGTGTGGCGTCAGAAACTCCCCCCGAAGAACCTCAACCTATCCACCCTTCTGCTCGTCGCGGTGGTAGAAAACGCAAAGCTTCTAAACCGAGTCAACCGCCACAGGTTTTAATTCCGTTTGTTAATGAAATTGTGCCGGTGGTTGATTTGGAAGCTGGCCGGTTGGAAATTAATCCGCCTCCAGGTTTGTTGGAAGTGTAA
- a CDS encoding VWA domain-containing protein: MSKTFWLALQRSGGVLGVLLLVAGNAVASVPNTQNLVKLTQSNSQLAPAGVKPTDWQFQTLQSFFLRYNCVPLPNKVLTRYELAVAMNNCQVVIKQFTTANPDYNFTPEEIVNWQKLEREFAVELAQIRQNQASGNNNIAPRPPAPAVQVTPRPVPPPVGSVYPLDESSGGGNANFVTREDSPQQILINPGVSSDPDFNREGYRVFNENTFQRATNNPLSTFSIDVDRASYSNVRRFISNGQRPPKDAVRIEELINYFTYNYPQPSDDKPFSITTELASAPWNPKHKLVKIGLQGKRISTEDLPPSNLVFLVDVSGSMDEPNKLPLVKSSLGLLVNELREEDRVTIVVYAGAAGVVLPATSGNQKEKIMAAIENLKAGGSTAGGEGINLAYKWAEENFIDGGNNRVILATDGDFNVGVSSDAELVRLIEEKRNSGVFLSVLGFGTGNYQDAKMEQLANQGNGNYAYVDSLLEAKKVLVKEIGATLLTIAKDVKIQVEFNPAKVQAYRLIGYENRLLQAQDFNDDQKDSGELGAGHSVTALYEIIPVGIQSDVKLPEVDPLRYQQNNVEPVSQSNELMQVKLRYKAPNETVSQLISQPVMDGDVSLASASSNLKFAAAVAGFGMILRESEHKGSANFDQVLQLAIQATDDDPEGYRGEFIRLVEKCRLLPDFQK, translated from the coding sequence ATGTCAAAAACTTTTTGGTTGGCTTTGCAGCGGAGTGGAGGAGTTTTAGGCGTGCTATTACTGGTAGCAGGTAATGCAGTTGCCTCTGTTCCAAATACGCAAAATTTGGTTAAATTAACTCAGTCTAATTCGCAGTTAGCACCGGCGGGAGTAAAGCCGACAGATTGGCAATTTCAAACTTTACAAAGTTTTTTCTTACGCTATAATTGTGTTCCGTTACCTAACAAAGTTTTGACTCGGTATGAATTGGCGGTTGCCATGAATAATTGCCAAGTCGTAATTAAGCAATTTACAACGGCAAATCCTGATTATAATTTTACCCCAGAAGAAATAGTAAATTGGCAAAAATTAGAACGAGAATTTGCCGTTGAATTAGCGCAAATTAGACAAAATCAGGCTTCTGGAAATAATAATATTGCTCCGCGTCCCCCGGCTCCTGCTGTACAAGTTACTCCTAGACCAGTTCCGCCGCCGGTGGGGAGTGTTTACCCTCTTGATGAAAGCAGCGGAGGGGGTAATGCTAATTTTGTGACAAGGGAAGATTCACCTCAACAAATCTTAATTAATCCAGGCGTTTCTTCCGATCCTGATTTTAATCGAGAGGGGTATCGCGTTTTTAATGAAAATACTTTTCAAAGAGCTACTAATAACCCTTTATCGACTTTTTCTATTGATGTAGATAGGGCTTCTTACAGCAATGTCCGTCGGTTTATTAGTAATGGTCAGCGACCGCCGAAAGATGCGGTGCGGATTGAAGAATTGATTAATTATTTTACTTACAATTATCCGCAGCCGTCAGATGATAAACCTTTTTCTATTACAACAGAATTGGCGTCTGCACCTTGGAATCCTAAACATAAGTTAGTAAAAATTGGCTTACAGGGAAAACGCATTTCTACGGAAGATTTACCGCCTAGTAATTTGGTGTTTTTGGTGGATGTGTCGGGGTCAATGGATGAACCGAATAAACTGCCGTTGGTGAAGTCTTCGTTGGGGCTATTGGTAAATGAATTAAGAGAAGAAGATCGGGTGACAATTGTGGTGTATGCCGGGGCTGCCGGTGTTGTTTTGCCTGCTACTTCAGGAAATCAAAAAGAGAAAATTATGGCGGCGATTGAAAATTTGAAAGCCGGTGGATCGACTGCCGGGGGGGAGGGAATTAATCTTGCTTATAAGTGGGCGGAAGAAAATTTTATTGATGGGGGAAATAACCGCGTAATTTTGGCAACGGATGGGGATTTTAATGTCGGGGTTTCGAGTGATGCAGAATTGGTGCGCTTGATTGAAGAAAAGCGAAATAGTGGTGTTTTTCTGTCGGTTTTGGGCTTTGGCACCGGCAATTATCAAGATGCAAAAATGGAACAGTTGGCAAATCAAGGTAATGGAAATTATGCCTATGTGGATAGTTTGCTGGAAGCAAAGAAAGTTTTGGTAAAAGAAATTGGGGCAACGTTGCTGACAATTGCTAAAGATGTTAAAATTCAAGTAGAGTTTAATCCGGCAAAAGTGCAAGCTTACCGGCTGATTGGTTACGAAAATCGACTATTGCAAGCGCAAGACTTTAATGATGATCAAAAAGATAGCGGTGAGTTGGGGGCCGGCCATTCGGTAACTGCTCTTTATGAGATAATTCCGGTGGGGATTCAAAGTGATGTGAAGTTGCCAGAGGTTGATCCGCTGCGCTATCAGCAAAATAATGTTGAGCCGGTGTCTCAAAGTAATGAGTTGATGCAGGTGAAGTTACGTTATAAGGCACCGAATGAGACAGTTTCGCAGTTGATTTCGCAGCCGGTGATGGATGGGGATGTTAGTTTAGCTTCGGCATCGTCAAATTTAAAATTTGCGGCGGCGGTCGCAGGTTTTGGTATGATTTTAAGAGAGTCGGAGCATAAAGGTTCGGCAAATTTTGACCAAGTTTTGCAACTGGCAATTCAGGCAACAGATGATGATCCAGAAGGTTATCGTGGGGAGTTTATTCGTTTGGTTGAAAAGTGCCGCTTGCTTCCAGATTTTCAAAAATAG
- a CDS encoding valine--pyruvate transaminase → MNPALSQFGEKMSNLTGVRAIMKDIIETLQAGKGQEFINLSAGNPVILPEVEQLWRDCTADLLASPEYGEVVCRYGSSQGYQPLIDAVVKDFNRRYKLNLTSRNILITPGSQSLYFYAANAFGGYSKSGQLKQIVLPLSPDYTGYGGIGFVPEALVAYKPTLDINETAHSFKYRPDFSQLQINENTGCVLFSRPCNPTGNVISNEELQKIADLAAPYDVPVVVDSAYGPPFPALNFTEMQPIFGGNIIHGMSLSKAGLPGERIGIAIGDPDVIQVLESFQTNTCIHSPRYGQAIAARAIESGGLADISETVIRPYYKQKFTVVESTLDEAMPADLSWFLHRGEGAIFAWLWLKDLPISDWEFYQQLKTVRVIVVPGSTFFPGLNEEWEHKHQCIRISLTATDEEIETGMRRLAEVVQKVYQAGKVAAIA, encoded by the coding sequence ATGAATCCTGCCCTGTCTCAATTTGGTGAAAAAATGTCCAACCTCACAGGGGTGCGGGCAATTATGAAAGATATTATTGAAACCCTGCAAGCTGGAAAAGGGCAGGAATTCATTAATTTAAGTGCCGGCAACCCGGTTATTTTACCAGAGGTTGAGCAACTTTGGCGCGACTGTACGGCGGATTTGCTGGCGAGCCCTGAATATGGCGAGGTGGTGTGCCGGTATGGTTCTTCGCAAGGATATCAGCCTTTGATTGATGCGGTGGTAAAAGATTTTAACCGGCGTTATAAGTTAAATTTAACCAGCCGCAATATTTTGATTACTCCAGGTTCTCAGTCGCTTTATTTTTATGCGGCAAATGCGTTTGGCGGTTATTCAAAATCGGGTCAGCTTAAACAAATTGTTTTGCCTTTGAGTCCCGATTATACCGGCTATGGTGGTATTGGTTTTGTGCCGGAAGCTTTGGTGGCATATAAACCAACTTTAGATATTAATGAAACCGCCCACTCTTTTAAATACCGGCCAGATTTCAGTCAACTACAAATTAATGAAAATACCGGCTGTGTTTTATTCTCCCGTCCTTGCAATCCCACCGGCAATGTGATCAGCAATGAGGAATTACAAAAAATTGCTGATTTGGCTGCGCCTTATGATGTGCCGGTGGTGGTGGATTCTGCCTATGGGCCTCCATTTCCGGCGCTGAATTTTACGGAAATGCAGCCGATTTTTGGCGGCAATATTATTCATGGTATGAGTTTATCAAAGGCCGGTTTGCCTGGGGAACGAATTGGGATTGCGATTGGTGATCCTGATGTGATTCAAGTGTTAGAAAGTTTCCAAACTAATACCTGCATTCATTCACCCCGTTATGGACAAGCAATTGCGGCGCGAGCGATTGAAAGTGGCGGTTTGGCAGATATTTCTGAAACCGTAATTCGCCCTTATTATAAACAAAAATTTACGGTGGTGGAAAGTACGCTGGATGAAGCAATGCCGGCAGATTTATCTTGGTTTTTGCATCGCGGTGAAGGGGCAATTTTTGCCTGGTTGTGGTTAAAGGATTTGCCGATTTCTGATTGGGAGTTTTATCAACAGTTGAAAACGGTTCGGGTGATTGTGGTGCCGGGAAGTACATTTTTCCCTGGTTTAAATGAAGAATGGGAACACAAACATCAATGTATCCGCATTAGTTTAACGGCAACGGATGAGGAAATAGAAACAGGAATGCGGCGTTTAGCTGAGGTTGTGCAAAAGGTTTATCAAGCTGGAAAAGTAGCGGCGATTGCCTAA
- a CDS encoding S8 family serine peptidase, translated as MAFELDDLNSTSLISNNNLDSESNSLFNLIPPLSGTMTRESPEIYNDKLVPELIVIENLITADITKADCGKIKSEANQSKTQPPALKKQKSAAYDIVTGLPNNSRPQPVAGAVDCPKSHKNQLSNCITGQLEEPAIIKSVEPVSEFTPIIAENSPIEPALIVFETAIEPAPIVSETAIEPAPIVSENPIIETSPIVSETAIIEPAIIVSENVVQSASIIFETEILEPASAIEPTVFELRTPQSLGPVQFSFPRESQPLIGIIDTGFSAHNPDLNYSKIILGSDRIDGDKNPLLQAGKGDEHGTAVLGIIAATKNNGIGIEGINDDAPIWVGRAVGSGKWEESLREFVDTAVASSQPNAIINLSFELTEVNDSYSMSPRFELTAKEKDAIEYARQNNVLIVVAAGNKGKEVSALAGASKEFDNIITVGAVDNWNRADYSNYGEGLSILAEGGTQEKPLFSTVGEGVGKVVGTSTAAATVTGAASLVWAANPELSYQQVKVILLETATDLNTAGWDALTGFGLLNVSSSVEKALQILPENTKLETGFLSNPIETLIPIKNPVSEPTNVSPINNSLISESPLAEVQAVPVSWLEEGGWPTDNSGDSSNSDNSIPIAISVGNSGGFSSNGSTVQVVSPYPAEDTGNWYDESSENSESSSSSDNWHSSGNGYEINSSSQSFNEWNNNSYWDSTWVMYQGSQNSESSYSSNSHYFYPGYSSVSNSSSSSSSNYSWEQKYRWYGYEGYSNSESLWFNDSQSFNKVTSDWYNSFSQSSSYGNGSSKSFSNYNENSSTSYNSSDSYSSNNSQSGITYRDGSSSESISFGSSWSKSEDGWNNSSYWSNSTGSSFGYFWSESIWNGGKSWSWQLNGSDGESGSQNSDYWNRGNNWSLSKYWYQLDNGYRYWSNSWSSYFWDNEQYYSVYESGGGDTNGYSYSSQNVYFSEGYDAGEGDLLEAGFGGEGGSGGGNPYPLNPEVDRAIIEYLNSANGPVGNRNYWKNAVFQQAAAYMDFFTFFVFKFKSEVIPKIDNPGTYTTNLPDETTIIVRPNATSVDAPTVEIQRPTGAPYKIRYLPIGETLP; from the coding sequence ATGGCATTTGAGTTAGATGACTTAAACAGCACTTCACTCATAAGTAATAACAACCTAGATAGTGAATCAAACAGCCTTTTTAACTTAATTCCGCCGCTTTCTGGCACCATGACAAGAGAATCGCCAGAGATTTATAATGATAAACTGGTGCCTGAATTAATCGTCATAGAAAATTTAATTACTGCTGACATTACAAAGGCTGATTGTGGAAAAATAAAAAGTGAAGCTAATCAGAGCAAAACCCAACCGCCTGCTTTGAAGAAACAAAAATCAGCCGCTTATGACATTGTTACAGGTTTGCCGAATAATAGCAGACCTCAACCAGTAGCCGGTGCGGTGGATTGTCCTAAATCTCATAAAAATCAGTTATCTAATTGTATCACCGGCCAACTCGAAGAACCAGCCATTATTAAATCCGTTGAGCCGGTAAGTGAATTTACACCAATTATTGCAGAAAATTCGCCCATAGAACCGGCTCTTATTGTTTTTGAAACCGCAATAGAACCGGCTCCTATTGTTTCTGAAACCGCAATAGAACCGGCTCCTATTGTTTCTGAAAATCCGATAATAGAAACGTCTCCTATTGTTTCTGAAACCGCAATAATAGAACCGGCTATTATTGTTTCTGAAAATGTCGTTCAATCGGCTTCTATTATTTTTGAAACAGAAATATTAGAACCGGCATCGGCAATAGAACCGACAGTTTTTGAACTGAGGACACCACAAAGTTTAGGGCCGGTGCAGTTTAGTTTTCCTAGAGAATCACAACCGTTAATCGGAATAATAGACACCGGATTTTCTGCCCATAACCCTGATCTTAACTATTCAAAAATAATTTTAGGATCTGACCGCATTGATGGTGATAAAAATCCTCTCTTGCAAGCAGGAAAAGGCGACGAGCATGGTACTGCTGTTTTAGGAATAATAGCGGCTACTAAAAATAACGGCATTGGTATTGAGGGAATCAATGACGATGCACCCATTTGGGTAGGACGTGCGGTGGGTTCTGGTAAATGGGAAGAATCTTTAAGAGAATTTGTAGATACTGCTGTTGCTTCATCACAACCAAATGCAATTATTAACCTCAGCTTTGAATTAACAGAGGTTAACGATTCCTATAGCATGAGTCCCCGCTTTGAATTAACAGCTAAAGAAAAAGATGCTATTGAATATGCACGTCAAAATAACGTTTTAATTGTAGTAGCCGCTGGAAATAAAGGAAAAGAAGTGTCTGCTTTAGCCGGTGCATCTAAAGAGTTTGACAATATTATTACCGTTGGGGCGGTAGATAATTGGAATCGCGCTGATTATTCTAATTATGGGGAAGGTTTAAGCATTTTAGCTGAAGGTGGTACGCAAGAAAAGCCCCTATTTTCCACAGTAGGAGAGGGAGTGGGTAAAGTTGTTGGAACCTCAACCGCCGCCGCTACAGTAACGGGTGCAGCGTCCTTAGTTTGGGCTGCAAATCCTGAGTTAAGTTACCAACAAGTTAAGGTAATTCTATTAGAGACGGCTACTGATTTGAATACAGCCGGTTGGGATGCGCTTACGGGTTTTGGGTTATTAAATGTTTCTTCATCTGTGGAAAAGGCATTACAAATTCTTCCAGAAAATACCAAATTAGAAACAGGATTTTTATCCAATCCTATAGAGACTTTAATACCGATAAAAAACCCGGTTTCTGAACCCACAAACGTAAGTCCTATAAATAATTCCCTGATTAGTGAGAGTCCGTTGGCAGAAGTTCAAGCGGTGCCGGTATCTTGGCTAGAAGAAGGTGGGTGGCCAACTGACAACTCAGGTGATTCTAGCAACAGCGATAATAGTATCCCCATAGCGATTTCAGTAGGGAATTCAGGGGGTTTTAGTTCTAATGGCAGCACAGTTCAAGTAGTATCACCATATCCAGCAGAAGATACCGGTAATTGGTATGACGAAAGCAGCGAAAATTCTGAATCTTCTTCAAGTAGTGATAACTGGCACAGCAGTGGAAATGGTTATGAAATTAATAGCAGCAGTCAGAGTTTTAATGAATGGAATAATAACTCTTACTGGGATAGCACTTGGGTGATGTATCAAGGTAGCCAAAATAGTGAGAGTTCTTATTCCTCAAATTCACATTATTTTTATCCTGGTTACAGCAGTGTTAGCAATAGTTCTAGCTCGTCTAGTAGTAACTATTCTTGGGAACAAAAATATCGGTGGTATGGATATGAGGGCTACAGTAACTCAGAAAGCTTGTGGTTTAATGATTCGCAATCTTTTAATAAAGTTACAAGTGATTGGTATAATTCTTTTAGTCAAAGTAGTAGCTATGGGAATGGAAGTTCTAAAAGTTTTAGCAATTATAATGAGAACTCTTCGACTTCGTACAATAGCAGCGATAGCTACTCGTCCAATAATAGTCAGTCAGGAATAACTTACAGAGATGGTTCATCTTCAGAAAGTATCAGCTTTGGTTCAAGTTGGTCAAAATCTGAGGATGGGTGGAATAATAGCAGTTATTGGTCAAATTCTACTGGTTCTAGTTTTGGTTATTTCTGGAGTGAATCTATCTGGAATGGGGGAAAAAGTTGGTCGTGGCAGTTAAATGGTTCTGATGGGGAATCGGGTTCTCAGAATTCCGATTATTGGAATCGTGGTAATAATTGGTCTTTGTCAAAATATTGGTATCAGTTGGATAATGGCTATCGGTATTGGAGTAATTCTTGGAGTTCTTATTTTTGGGATAATGAGCAGTATTACTCTGTTTATGAAAGTGGCGGGGGGGATACGAATGGTTATAGTTATAGCTCTCAGAATGTGTATTTTTCTGAGGGATATGATGCCGGTGAGGGTGATTTGTTGGAGGCCGGTTTTGGTGGAGAGGGTGGTTCTGGAGGTGGAAATCCTTATCCATTAAATCCAGAAGTAGACAGGGCTATCATAGAATATTTAAATAGTGCTAATGGCCCGGTTGGGAATAGAAACTATTGGAAAAATGCTGTGTTTCAACAGGCTGCTGCTTACATGGATTTTTTCACTTTTTTTGTTTTTAAATTCAAATCAGAAGTTATACCAAAAATAGATAATCCTGGGACTTATACCACAAATCTTCCTGATGAAACCACTATTATTGTGCGACCGAACGCTACTAGCGTTGATGCGCCTACTGTGGAAATTCAACGACCAACAGGTGCACCATATAAAATTAGGTATTTACCTATTGGAGAGACGCTACCATAA
- a CDS encoding Tab2/Atab2 family RNA-binding protein, translating into MQIWQIDFSKRPYKDKTGQTLWELCLCDSSDSGFRYSSLCPQSQVNAEWLTKTIKTAQQGTLPERFDVFRPQCLGLIETSAKILGVPVQQNPHCQQLKTWLAEQNYQNSEYYTGEIFDPLAIERNPPIPPPIQGQQWRFAALNAADLIDAFTDLPIPILNMPKSLYPVNLGIASTTPIPGIIIDAGRQSMRLAKWLQETQPTALNYIPGSPDGLILEAGLADRWVLATFEDTEVSKAGQIYQQRKQQSHQLHFILIRPDDSGMTYTGFWLLQ; encoded by the coding sequence ATGCAAATTTGGCAAATAGATTTCTCCAAACGCCCCTACAAAGATAAAACCGGACAAACTCTCTGGGAATTATGCCTCTGTGACTCCTCAGATAGCGGCTTTAGGTACAGTTCGCTTTGTCCGCAATCACAGGTTAATGCAGAGTGGCTCACCAAAACTATCAAAACCGCTCAACAGGGAACTTTGCCAGAGCGTTTTGACGTCTTTCGTCCCCAGTGTTTAGGCTTAATAGAAACCAGTGCTAAAATCTTAGGGGTGCCGGTGCAACAAAACCCCCATTGTCAGCAGCTAAAAACTTGGTTAGCCGAGCAAAATTATCAAAATTCAGAATATTACACCGGCGAAATTTTTGACCCCCTTGCCATCGAACGCAACCCCCCAATCCCCCCACCCATTCAAGGGCAACAATGGCGTTTTGCAGCCCTAAATGCCGCTGATTTAATAGACGCATTTACAGACTTGCCCATTCCAATTTTAAATATGCCAAAATCACTTTATCCAGTCAACTTAGGCATAGCCTCCACCACACCCATCCCCGGCATTATTATAGATGCAGGCCGGCAATCAATGCGTTTAGCAAAATGGCTCCAAGAAACCCAACCCACTGCCTTAAATTATATCCCCGGCTCTCCCGACGGATTAATTTTAGAAGCCGGTTTAGCAGACAGGTGGGTACTAGCAACCTTTGAAGATACCGAAGTCTCAAAAGCAGGTCAAATTTATCAACAACGCAAACAACAATCACACCAATTACACTTTATTTTAATCCGCCCCGATGACTCAGGCATGACCTATACTGGTTTTTGGCTATTGCAATAA
- a CDS encoding S-methyl-5'-thioadenosine phosphorylase, with amino-acid sequence MAHAKIGIIGGSGLYKMEALKDVEEVTIDTPFGPPSDAIILGTLDNTRVAFLARHGRNHTLLPTELPFRANIYAMKSLGVEYLISASAVGSLREEVKPLDMVVPDQFIDRTKNRISTFFGEGIVAHITFGEPICTKLAAVLADAVESLQLPDVSLHRGGTYVCMEGPAFSTKAESHLYRSWDATIIGMTNLPEAKLAREAEIAYATLALATDYDCWHPDHDSVTVEMVVANLHRNATNAQKVIQETVRRLTENPPESSAHSALKYAILTPLDKVPAATKQKLELLLKKYL; translated from the coding sequence ATGGCTCATGCAAAAATTGGCATCATCGGCGGTAGCGGACTTTACAAAATGGAAGCCCTCAAAGATGTCGAAGAAGTAACAATAGACACACCTTTTGGCCCGCCCTCCGATGCCATCATTTTAGGAACCCTCGACAACACACGGGTAGCATTTTTGGCCCGACACGGACGCAACCACACCCTATTGCCCACAGAATTACCCTTTCGGGCCAATATTTACGCCATGAAAAGTCTGGGAGTAGAGTATTTAATTTCAGCCTCAGCCGTTGGCTCACTCAGAGAAGAAGTCAAGCCGCTGGATATGGTAGTTCCCGATCAATTTATTGACCGCACTAAAAACCGCATTTCTACATTTTTTGGTGAGGGAATTGTAGCGCATATTACCTTTGGTGAGCCGATTTGCACCAAACTAGCCGCAGTTTTGGCAGATGCAGTCGAAAGTTTACAATTGCCCGATGTCAGCTTACATCGAGGCGGTACATATGTTTGTATGGAAGGGCCGGCCTTTTCCACCAAAGCCGAATCACATCTTTATCGCAGTTGGGACGCCACCATTATCGGCATGACGAATTTACCGGAAGCAAAATTAGCCCGCGAAGCCGAAATCGCATACGCAACTTTAGCCCTCGCCACAGACTATGATTGCTGGCATCCAGATCACGACAGCGTAACCGTTGAAATGGTCGTTGCCAACTTACACCGCAACGCCACCAACGCCCAAAAAGTCATTCAAGAAACCGTGCGCCGGTTAACAGAAAACCCCCCCGAAAGTAGCGCTCATTCTGCCTTGAAGTATGCTATTTTAACGCCTTTAGATAAAGTGCCGGCAGCCACAAAACAAAAACTTGAATTGTTGCTGAAAAAATATCTGTAA
- a CDS encoding tetratricopeptide repeat protein yields the protein MKIKHSVVFVLSTLLLGAGAMSAVGQPAAPTAPAAKPSVAPKETVLSQKEREELQQRREQERIQKAVDNSVKNSSELRNQVQAEVNRSFGFTTSLLNLLLGLLILFPIAGIIALWLLRRHLASQIKTEVKQELGQEVKAELVRSIHAELEPKTPTNSTAPSNNGENVGQLKELISMAMATQNLISETRHTIENSVNSQAKAEELLKDVFERSQQPPTDRLNEGYERPEQQSQEPLNNQVSQPGSEPPQDGFNNNYQPEEAPVEERVTEVIYEPYVEQRHNHSTNDVYQRYEPTPQVHLEEDELDDRLLDVTPQYSNGGEANPQEVIAHCDRAIQGNYEDYQAWCTKGVALSQLGRFEEALGALNKSLQFNSEFADAWYEKARCYALQGKTDSALENLRRSIHLNPNKKQMAKNDAFFNAIRQNIGFEEMVTAG from the coding sequence ATGAAAATCAAACATTCAGTTGTTTTTGTTCTTTCTACTCTGCTTTTGGGTGCCGGTGCAATGTCGGCAGTTGGGCAACCGGCAGCCCCAACTGCTCCTGCTGCTAAACCTTCTGTAGCCCCAAAAGAAACTGTTTTGTCTCAAAAAGAACGCGAGGAATTACAACAACGCCGCGAACAAGAACGTATCCAAAAAGCGGTTGATAATAGTGTTAAAAATAGTTCGGAACTGCGTAATCAAGTTCAAGCAGAGGTGAATCGGAGTTTTGGCTTTACGACTTCTTTGTTAAATCTTTTGTTGGGTCTTTTAATTTTGTTTCCAATTGCGGGAATTATTGCTTTGTGGCTGTTGCGACGCCATTTAGCTTCTCAAATTAAAACAGAAGTTAAACAAGAATTGGGTCAAGAGGTAAAAGCAGAATTGGTGAGATCAATTCATGCCGAATTGGAACCAAAAACCCCAACTAATTCGACGGCTCCATCAAATAATGGGGAAAATGTGGGGCAGTTAAAGGAACTGATTTCTATGGCAATGGCGACGCAAAATTTGATTTCGGAAACTCGCCATACAATAGAAAATTCTGTGAACTCTCAAGCAAAAGCGGAGGAGCTTTTAAAGGATGTTTTTGAGCGTTCGCAGCAGCCTCCTACAGATCGTTTAAATGAGGGGTACGAACGGCCAGAGCAACAAAGTCAAGAGCCTTTAAATAACCAAGTTTCTCAGCCGGGGAGTGAACCGCCTCAAGACGGTTTTAATAATAATTATCAACCGGAAGAGGCGCCGGTGGAAGAGCGAGTGACGGAGGTGATTTATGAACCTTATGTTGAACAAAGACACAATCACTCGACTAATGATGTTTATCAGCGTTATGAACCTACGCCGCAAGTACATTTAGAAGAAGATGAGTTAGATGACCGGCTGCTTGATGTTACGCCGCAATATTCTAATGGGGGTGAGGCTAACCCCCAAGAAGTTATTGCTCATTGTGACCGAGCAATTCAAGGGAATTATGAGGATTATCAGGCGTGGTGTACTAAAGGGGTGGCGCTATCACAATTGGGGCGTTTTGAAGAGGCTCTGGGCGCTTTAAATAAGTCTTTGCAGTTTAATTCTGAATTTGCGGATGCGTGGTATGAAAAGGCTCGCTGTTATGCTTTGCAAGGAAAAACTGATTCGGCTTTGGAAAATTTAAGACGTTCAATTCATCTCAACCCAAATAAAAAACAAATGGCAAAAAACGATGCTTTTTTTAATGCAATTCGCCAAAATATCGGCTTTGAGGAGATGGTGACGGCTGGATAA